A window of the Gemmatimonadales bacterium genome harbors these coding sequences:
- a CDS encoding DUF5916 domain-containing protein, whose product MLGVAALLTLGLSLQGPEKTTGRVDPPAAPPAAVVTATSAMAVRAARAPVIDGRDDDPVWATAPVISAFTDWQPTEGKTPRFRTEAKVAYDAANLYVFVRCFDPHPDSIIRILERRDTFTPSDMVWLFIDSYHDRRTGYEFGVNAAGVKIDQAISDGNNEDGAWDGVWDVATRIDSLGWTAEYRIPLSQLRFGTSREHTFGFTIDRDIYRYNERLSWPPFSQAKPDMVSQFGALTGLDDLQAPRRLEMAPYLVTKNASVITNNTYDRASHGTVGGDLKYRVASNLTLDATINPDFGQVEADPAVLNLTAYESFFNELRPFFVAGRGLFQFNVNCSSVNCSNEELFYSRRIGRTPELAGTYGDTTPLQPTTILGAAKLTGRLPGGLTLGVLDAATERSSLAGDTTTEPAANFAVVRLRQDLRNGGASIGGMVTAVNRGLDRFTSPYMDRSAYVGAVDFRNRLFKNTYEISGSVDASRVEGTPAAIAAIQTDAVHYYQRPDAGLPLDTTRTSLAGDAEELHFSKVGGQHVMFESAYMRRSAGFEPNDLGYLQRADQQSWATWAGYFDRHQRSWYNRLQWNFNWWQYWTTKGLPLEAAANTNVHITLKNNMTVNLGGTWGQLGTTYDDRSARGGPAIRQDPYFGPWGGITGDDRKSIVPYFWVNYWKGDAGRNESLSLQPEVDFKTAGRFSSALSLNWSRNVYDNQWYGNFTDSLAVTHYTFAHLRETTTGVTLRLNYTFTPSISLQVYAQPFIAKGTYTNVRQLSATPRAASYADRYAAYGDTSVTGNPGGFNFKEFQSNVVFRWEYRPGSTLFVVWNEGRQGSTPLEGSNSYQGDVRDLFRLHPMNTFLVKMSYWLNW is encoded by the coding sequence ATGCTCGGCGTCGCCGCGCTGTTGACTCTCGGGCTGAGCCTGCAGGGACCGGAGAAGACGACGGGCCGGGTGGATCCCCCGGCGGCGCCGCCGGCGGCGGTCGTGACCGCGACCTCGGCGATGGCGGTGCGCGCCGCGCGGGCGCCGGTGATCGACGGCCGGGACGACGACCCGGTGTGGGCGACGGCGCCGGTCATCTCGGCCTTCACCGACTGGCAGCCCACGGAGGGGAAGACGCCGCGCTTCCGCACCGAGGCGAAGGTGGCCTACGACGCGGCCAACCTGTACGTGTTCGTGCGCTGCTTCGACCCGCACCCCGACAGCATCATCCGCATCCTGGAGCGGCGCGACACCTTCACGCCCAGCGACATGGTGTGGCTGTTCATCGATTCCTACCACGACCGGCGCACCGGCTACGAGTTCGGCGTGAACGCGGCGGGGGTGAAGATCGACCAGGCCATCTCCGACGGGAACAACGAGGACGGCGCGTGGGACGGGGTGTGGGACGTGGCGACCCGGATCGACTCGCTGGGCTGGACGGCGGAGTACCGGATCCCGCTCTCGCAGCTGCGGTTCGGCACGTCGCGCGAACACACGTTCGGCTTCACCATCGACCGCGACATCTACCGCTACAACGAGCGACTGAGCTGGCCGCCGTTCAGCCAGGCCAAGCCGGACATGGTGTCCCAATTCGGCGCGCTGACGGGGCTGGACGACCTGCAGGCGCCGCGCCGGCTGGAGATGGCGCCGTACCTGGTGACGAAGAACGCGTCGGTGATCACCAACAACACGTACGACCGCGCGTCGCACGGCACCGTCGGCGGCGACCTCAAGTACCGGGTGGCCAGCAACCTGACGCTCGACGCGACGATCAACCCGGATTTCGGGCAGGTCGAGGCCGATCCGGCGGTGCTGAACCTCACCGCGTACGAGTCGTTCTTCAACGAGCTGCGGCCGTTCTTCGTGGCGGGGCGCGGGCTGTTCCAGTTCAACGTCAACTGCAGCTCGGTCAACTGCAGCAACGAGGAGCTGTTCTACAGCCGCCGGATCGGGCGCACGCCCGAGCTGGCCGGCACCTACGGGGACACGACGCCGCTCCAGCCCACCACCATCCTGGGCGCGGCCAAGCTCACCGGCCGGCTGCCGGGCGGCCTCACGCTCGGCGTGCTGGACGCGGCGACCGAGCGGTCCAGCCTGGCGGGCGACACGACCACCGAGCCGGCCGCGAACTTCGCGGTGGTGAGGCTGCGGCAGGACCTCCGGAACGGCGGGGCCAGCATCGGCGGCATGGTGACCGCCGTGAACCGGGGCCTCGACCGGTTCACCTCGCCGTACATGGACCGGAGCGCCTACGTGGGCGCGGTGGACTTCCGCAACCGGCTGTTCAAGAACACGTACGAGATCTCGGGCTCGGTGGATGCGAGCCGGGTCGAGGGGACGCCGGCGGCCATCGCGGCCATCCAGACCGACGCGGTGCACTACTACCAGCGCCCCGACGCGGGCCTCCCGCTCGACACCACGCGCACCAGCCTCGCCGGCGACGCCGAGGAGCTGCACTTCAGCAAGGTGGGCGGCCAGCACGTGATGTTCGAGTCGGCCTACATGCGCCGCTCGGCCGGCTTCGAGCCCAACGACCTCGGCTACCTGCAGCGCGCCGACCAGCAGAGCTGGGCCACCTGGGCCGGGTACTTCGACCGGCACCAGCGCAGCTGGTACAACCGTCTCCAGTGGAACTTCAACTGGTGGCAGTACTGGACCACGAAGGGCCTGCCGCTCGAGGCCGCGGCCAACACGAACGTCCACATCACGCTCAAGAACAACATGACGGTCAACCTCGGCGGCACGTGGGGACAGCTGGGCACGACGTACGACGACCGCAGCGCGCGCGGCGGGCCGGCCATCCGGCAGGATCCCTACTTCGGGCCGTGGGGCGGCATCACGGGCGACGACCGGAAGTCGATCGTGCCGTACTTCTGGGTCAACTACTGGAAGGGCGACGCCGGCCGCAACGAATCGCTGAGCCTCCAACCCGAGGTCGACTTCAAGACCGCGGGCCGGTTCAGCAGCGCGCTGTCGCTGAACTGGAGCCGCAACGTCTACGACAATCAGTGGTACGGCAACTTCACCGACTCGCTGGCGGTGACGCACTACACCTTCGCCCACCTGCGCGAGACCACCACGGGCGTGACGCTGCGCCTCAACTACACCTTCACGCCCAGCATCTCGCTCCAGGTGTACGCGCAGCCGTTCATCGCCAAGGGCACGTACACGAACGTGCGCCAGCTCAGCGCCACGCCGCGCGCGGCGAGCTACGCCGACCGCTACGCGGCCTACGGCGACACGTCGGTCACCGGCAATCCGGGCGGGTTCAACTTCAAGGAATTCCAGTCCAACGTGGTGTTCCGCTGGGAGTACCGGCCGGGCTCGACGCTGTTCGTGGTGTGGAACGAAGGACGGCAGGGCTCGACGCCGCTCGAGGGCAGCAACAGCTACCAGGGCGACGTGCGCGACCTGTTCCGGCTGCACCCGATGAACACCTTCCTGGTGAAGATGTCGTACTGGCTGAACTGGTAA
- a CDS encoding alpha-L-fucosidase: MDITRRSFVRGGAAALGAAALPLPSFLPYGGGPLGRPGALTRLLPTADDRRMAWWREARFGMFLHWGLYSILAGEWMGRTDYAEWIRNSAHIPLATYDRLVGRFNPVKFDADAWVGMAKDAGMKYVTITSKHHDGFCLFDNRLTDFCIRSTPYRHDIMALMADASRRAGLHQCWYHSIMDWHHPDWLPRRDWEAATRPVDGARFSRYVRYLHGSVEQLLKNYGEIGVMWFDGQWEQTWTHEMGKALYDECRRLEPGVIVNNRVEGWSQAPIAQELGDFRTPEQEIPATGLPGVDWESCITMNDHWGYCAADHNFKSVPALIGLLVETASKGGNLLLNIGPRADGTFPDESVERLAAIGRWMKANGDAIYGTTASLFARAPFRSTTRGNRIFVFVTDWPEVPPFPLPGLKTPIRSAYLLADPAKTPIPVPGGGPGAPQSLVLPRNAPDPVCSVVVLEFDGTPEVE, from the coding sequence ATGGACATCACGCGGCGAAGCTTCGTGCGGGGCGGTGCCGCGGCGCTCGGTGCGGCCGCCCTCCCCCTGCCCTCCTTCCTTCCATATGGTGGCGGCCCCCTCGGGCGGCCCGGCGCCCTCACCCGCCTCCTCCCGACCGCCGACGACCGGCGGATGGCGTGGTGGCGCGAGGCCCGGTTCGGGATGTTCCTCCACTGGGGGCTGTATTCGATCCTGGCCGGCGAGTGGATGGGCCGCACCGACTACGCGGAGTGGATCCGCAACTCCGCGCACATCCCGCTGGCCACCTACGACCGGCTGGTCGGCCGCTTCAACCCGGTGAAGTTCGACGCCGACGCGTGGGTCGGGATGGCGAAGGACGCGGGCATGAAGTACGTGACCATCACGAGCAAGCACCACGACGGCTTCTGCCTGTTCGACAACCGGCTCACCGACTTCTGCATCCGCTCGACGCCCTACCGGCACGACATCATGGCGCTGATGGCCGACGCCAGCCGCCGCGCCGGCCTGCACCAGTGCTGGTACCACTCCATCATGGACTGGCACCATCCGGACTGGCTGCCGCGGCGCGACTGGGAGGCCGCGACGCGGCCGGTGGACGGGGCGCGGTTCTCGCGCTACGTCCGCTACCTGCACGGCTCGGTCGAGCAGCTCCTGAAGAACTACGGCGAGATCGGCGTGATGTGGTTCGACGGGCAGTGGGAGCAGACCTGGACGCACGAGATGGGCAAGGCGCTCTACGACGAGTGCCGCCGGCTCGAGCCGGGCGTGATCGTCAACAACCGCGTGGAGGGGTGGTCGCAGGCGCCGATCGCGCAGGAGCTGGGCGACTTCCGCACGCCGGAGCAGGAGATTCCGGCCACCGGCCTGCCGGGCGTGGACTGGGAGTCGTGCATCACGATGAACGACCACTGGGGCTACTGCGCGGCCGACCACAACTTCAAGTCGGTGCCCGCGCTGATCGGCCTGCTGGTCGAGACGGCGTCGAAGGGCGGCAACCTGCTGCTCAACATCGGGCCGAGGGCCGACGGCACCTTCCCCGACGAGAGCGTCGAGCGCCTGGCGGCGATCGGCCGGTGGATGAAGGCGAACGGCGACGCGATCTACGGCACCACGGCCTCCCTGTTCGCCAGGGCGCCGTTCCGCTCGACCACCAGGGGCAACCGGATCTTCGTGTTCGTGACCGACTGGCCCGAGGTCCCGCCGTTTCCCCTGCCCGGGCTCAAGACGCCGATCCGCTCGGCGTACCTGCTCGCCGATCCCGCGAAGACGCCGATCCCGGTCCCGGGCGGCGGACCGGGCGCGCCGCAGAGCCTCGTCCTGCCGCGCAACGCGCCAGATCCGGTGTGCTCGGTGGTGGTGCTGGAGTTCGACGGGACGCCCGAGGTGGAGTAA
- a CDS encoding c-type cytochrome: MRLAVAQLAAAPLVVVLLAAVAPPAARAQGRFPPDSLVNLKYFPRTIAVRDLIDSMRFFTFALGVRCQFCHVGREGMPLDSFNFRSDSLRTKRAARVMLDMVRHVNDEHLADVPERPEPHVVVTCVTCHRGVSRPFDLGTVLIQAARAAGVDSAIRAYRALRERYYGRAAYDFGEASLSAVAEGLVADRRFDDAVAVLRLNAQYFPSSPQIPTRLGEAFLAKGDTADAIASYRQALQADPRNPLAHRRLTQLGVAPN, encoded by the coding sequence ATGCGCCTCGCCGTCGCGCAGCTCGCCGCCGCGCCGCTCGTCGTCGTTCTGCTGGCCGCCGTCGCGCCGCCCGCCGCGCGCGCCCAGGGACGGTTTCCCCCCGACTCGCTGGTGAACCTCAAGTACTTCCCCAGGACCATCGCGGTGCGGGACCTGATCGACAGCATGCGCTTCTTCACCTTCGCGCTCGGCGTGCGGTGCCAGTTCTGCCACGTGGGTCGCGAAGGCATGCCGCTCGACTCGTTCAACTTCCGCTCCGACAGCCTGCGCACCAAGCGCGCCGCGCGGGTGATGCTCGACATGGTGCGCCACGTCAACGACGAGCACCTCGCGGACGTGCCCGAGCGGCCCGAGCCGCACGTGGTGGTGACGTGCGTGACCTGCCACCGCGGGGTCAGCCGGCCCTTCGATCTGGGGACCGTCCTGATCCAGGCCGCGCGCGCGGCGGGCGTGGACTCGGCCATCCGGGCCTATCGCGCGCTGCGGGAGCGGTACTACGGCCGCGCCGCGTACGACTTCGGTGAAGCCAGCCTGAGCGCGGTGGCGGAAGGCCTCGTGGCCGACCGCCGGTTCGACGACGCCGTGGCCGTGCTGCGGCTCAACGCGCAGTACTTCCCCAGCTCGCCGCAGATTCCGACCCGGCTGGGCGAGGCGTTCCTGGCCAAGGGCGACACGGCCGACGCCATCGCGAGCTACCGCCAGGCGCTCCAGGCGGACCCCCGGAACCCGTTGGCGCACCGTCGCTTGACCCAGCTGGGGGTCGCGCCGAACTAG
- a CDS encoding type IV toxin-antitoxin system AbiEi family antitoxin domain-containing protein produces MADAETPRGGLGRTEREVLGLLAALGRPTVGAAHVMAAHPMSRSAANLLLSRLARKGWLRRVRRGAYGVVPLSSSAAEPPLEDPFEVAMQLFGPCYVSGWSAAEHWGLTEHHCPAVTVFSAKPQRRGMLEIGGVSYRVRRVRRDTIFGTTRVRAAPVPIEMADIHRTIIDVLDAPEMGGGGPHVIDIVEAYLERAEADPQVLLQYAVRLGRGTVFKRLGLAAEMAGRADEGWLLVCRDLLTAGVSLFDPAGELSGPIVSRWRIRLNIPLEPDDEGGPAADAGDAGTDGQPPA; encoded by the coding sequence ATGGCTGACGCGGAGACGCCCAGAGGCGGACTCGGCAGGACCGAGCGCGAGGTCCTGGGTCTTCTGGCCGCCCTTGGCCGGCCGACCGTCGGCGCTGCGCACGTGATGGCGGCCCACCCGATGAGCCGGTCGGCGGCGAACCTGCTCCTCTCGCGTCTGGCGCGGAAGGGCTGGCTCCGCCGCGTGCGCCGGGGGGCCTACGGTGTCGTGCCGCTCTCCTCGAGTGCCGCCGAGCCGCCGCTGGAGGACCCCTTCGAGGTGGCGATGCAGCTGTTCGGGCCGTGCTACGTCTCCGGCTGGTCGGCGGCGGAGCACTGGGGCCTCACCGAGCACCACTGCCCGGCGGTGACGGTCTTCAGCGCGAAGCCGCAGCGGCGAGGCATGCTGGAGATCGGCGGCGTGAGCTACCGGGTCCGGCGGGTGCGCCGCGACACGATCTTCGGCACGACGCGGGTGCGGGCCGCGCCGGTGCCCATCGAGATGGCGGACATCCACCGCACCATCATCGACGTGCTCGACGCGCCGGAGATGGGCGGCGGCGGGCCGCACGTGATCGACATCGTCGAGGCCTACCTGGAGCGGGCCGAGGCGGATCCGCAGGTCCTGCTCCAGTACGCGGTCCGCCTCGGACGGGGCACCGTATTCAAGCGCCTGGGCCTGGCGGCGGAGATGGCGGGCCGGGCGGATGAAGGGTGGCTGCTGGTGTGCCGCGACCTCCTGACGGCCGGCGTGTCGCTGTTCGATCCGGCGGGCGAGCTCTCCGGGCCCATCGTGTCGCGGTGGCGGATCCGGCTCAACATTCCGCTCGAGCCCGACGACGAGGGCGGCCCCGCGGCGGACGCCGGCGACGCCGGGACGGACGGCCAACCCCCCGCTTGA
- a CDS encoding MASE1 domain-containing protein: MIVLSRRTREAATYVALTALYFVAGRLGLLLAFGHPGATTVWPPAGLALAAFLLLGNRVWPAIYVGAFLVSLTHGGGFIPSLFIATGNTWEGLIGAYLLQRFANGRQAFDRSRDVLRYTFLVALGSTLIGATFTATSLTLAGAARWSSYYATWLTWWLGDASGDFVVAPLILLWARDYGIRWDTRRVIEAGMLGAFSVLVALVVFGRLFPTYEVDYPLSFLPMPVFIWAAFRFDRRGAAVSVAIVYVVAVIGTLRGYGPFAPFPWNHSLVYLQVFTCVSSVTALMLAAVVLERRQVEDQLRVLAVSDPLTGLSNYGHLVDVLEGEVQRSLRTERQFTVLFLDMDHLKMINDRYGHLVGSRALCRIAEVLRTACRSIDTAARYGGDEFALVLPESDEAAGQLVAARVAELLAADTRQPPVSVSTGIAAYPKDGTSAEALVAAADRMLYAAKHRARHQERSLSR; the protein is encoded by the coding sequence ATGATCGTTCTGAGTCGGCGGACCCGCGAAGCGGCGACCTACGTGGCGCTGACGGCCCTCTACTTCGTGGCGGGCCGGCTGGGGCTGCTGCTGGCGTTCGGCCATCCCGGCGCCACCACGGTGTGGCCTCCCGCGGGCCTCGCGCTCGCGGCCTTCCTGCTCCTGGGCAACCGGGTCTGGCCGGCCATCTACGTCGGCGCGTTCCTCGTGAGCCTCACCCACGGGGGCGGGTTCATCCCCTCGCTGTTCATCGCCACCGGCAACACCTGGGAAGGGCTGATCGGCGCGTACCTGCTGCAGCGGTTCGCCAACGGCCGCCAGGCGTTCGACCGCTCGCGCGACGTGCTGCGCTACACCTTCCTCGTCGCCCTCGGCAGCACGCTGATCGGCGCCACCTTCACCGCCACGAGCCTCACCCTGGCGGGGGCCGCGCGGTGGTCGAGCTACTACGCCACCTGGCTCACCTGGTGGCTGGGCGACGCGAGCGGCGACTTCGTGGTGGCGCCGCTGATCCTGCTGTGGGCCCGCGACTACGGCATCCGCTGGGACACGCGCCGCGTGATCGAGGCCGGGATGCTGGGCGCGTTCTCGGTGCTGGTCGCGCTGGTCGTGTTCGGGCGCCTGTTCCCGACCTACGAGGTGGACTACCCGCTCTCGTTCCTCCCGATGCCGGTGTTCATCTGGGCGGCGTTCCGCTTCGACCGGCGGGGTGCGGCGGTCAGCGTGGCCATCGTGTACGTGGTCGCCGTCATCGGCACGCTGCGGGGCTACGGGCCGTTCGCCCCGTTCCCCTGGAACCACTCGCTGGTCTACCTGCAGGTGTTCACCTGCGTCTCCTCGGTCACCGCGCTGATGCTGGCCGCGGTGGTGCTGGAGCGGCGCCAGGTCGAGGACCAGCTGCGGGTCCTGGCGGTGAGCGATCCGCTGACCGGGCTGTCGAACTACGGCCACCTGGTGGACGTGCTCGAGGGCGAGGTCCAGCGGTCGCTGCGCACCGAGCGGCAGTTCACGGTCCTGTTCCTCGACATGGACCACCTGAAGATGATCAACGACCGCTACGGCCACCTGGTCGGCAGCCGGGCGCTGTGCCGCATCGCCGAGGTGCTGCGGACGGCCTGCCGCTCGATCGACACCGCGGCGCGCTACGGCGGCGACGAATTCGCCCTGGTGCTCCCCGAGTCGGACGAGGCGGCCGGCCAGCTGGTCGCCGCCCGCGTCGCCGAGCTGCTCGCGGCCGACACGCGGCAGCCCCCGGTGAGCGTGAGCACCGGCATCGCCGCGTATCCCAAGGACGGCACCAGCGCCGAGGCGCTGGTGGCCGCCGCCGACCGGATGCTGTACGCCGCGAAGCACCGCGCCCGTCACCAGGAGCGGTCACTGTCCCGCTGA